The DNA sequence CGAGCCCGGTAGTGATTGTGGGGCACCACGTACTCCGTGCCCGAGCCGATGCGCTCGCGGATCTTTCCGAGCGCGGCGTGGACGGGGATCATCTCGTCCAGCATCCGGAGCATGGGCTCGTAGAGGGCCACGTCGATCACCTGGCCGAGCCCCGTGCGATGACGGCTCTCGATGGCGGCGAGGGCGCCGAAGGCGCCCATCACGCCGGCGAGGTAGTCGGGAATGGTCGGCGTTCCCGGCGAGACGGGCGGGCGATCAGGAAAGCCGGAGATATAGCTGACGCCGCTCACCGCGCCCGCGATGCGGCCGAACCCCGGCCGCTCGCGGCTCGGGCCCGTCTGGCCGAAGGCCGAGATCCGCACCATGACCAGCCGCGGGTTCACCGCCGACAGCTCCGCATAGCCCAAACGCCACTTCTCCATGGTCCCTGGCCGGAAGTTCTCGGCGAGAATATCGGCC is a window from the Candidatus Methylomirabilota bacterium genome containing:
- a CDS encoding CoA transferase, whose amino-acid sequence is MSGALDGLKALDLATFVAAPFCCTLLGELGCEVIKVEQPGIGDDLRRLGHTPAEGISYMWLVEGRNKKSITCNLREPEGQALITRLAAGADILAENFRPGTMEKWRLGYAELSAVNPRLVMVRISAFGQTGPSRERPGFGRIAGAVSGVSYISGFPDRPPVSPGTPTIPDYLAGVMGAFGALAAIESRHRTGLGQVIDVALYEPMLRMLDEMIPVHAALGKIRERIGSGTEYVVPHNHYRAR